A portion of the Lolium rigidum isolate FL_2022 chromosome 1, APGP_CSIRO_Lrig_0.1, whole genome shotgun sequence genome contains these proteins:
- the LOC124684081 gene encoding UPF0496 protein At1g20180-like, whose amino-acid sequence MEMFVGVQDGLNIEEKYVNMLRTESNMRFLSNKEEIEALLQPQQDIILPMLHNMLQEIKSTEIELAVTGYFDASAEASEVCKQLLRNIKNTQSNYQSMDSFLASMLGCNTATSSTSLGMETFPVRSNPFSTTTRSNFRQVHDKYSSVLQTIKSSHKKVAKNLKIVKTIKKLSRTCLIMACGVVAISSAAHLMLFSLLVGSAIMGLCPMPLKKRITRLKRSKTKSLQRLQEQLDTAAKGTYVLGRDFDTVSHLAVRLSDGIERDNSMAMYCKGMVDEKFPVQEMVMELRRSCCNSRRLTEELEEHVGLCLATINRARVLVIEEISKQA is encoded by the coding sequence ATGGAAATGTTTGTGGGCGTGCAAGATGGCCTGAACATAGAGGAAAAGTATGTCAACATGCTGCGCACAGAGTCTAACATGCGCTTTTTATCAAACAAGGAAGAAATTGAAGCCCTTCTTCAACCTCAGCAAGATATCATCCTTCCAATGCTTCACAACATGCTGCAGGAAATAAAATCTACCGAGATTGAGCTCGCGGTGACTGGTTACTTTGATGCCAGTGCTGAGGCTTCAGAGGTCTGCAAGCAGCTACTGAGGAACATCAAGAACACCCAAAGCAACTACCAATCAATGGACAGCTTCCTAGCAAGCATGTTGGGATGTAATACTGCCACTAGTAGTACTTCCCTTGGAATGGAAACATTCCCTGTTAGAAGCAACCCTTTCAGCACCACCACCAGAAGCAATTTCAGACAAGTTCATGACAAGTACTCCTCCGTACTCCAGACCATTAAATCAAGCCACAAGAAAGTGGCAAAGAATCTCAAGATAGTGAAAACAATCAAGAAGCTTTCAAGAACTTGCCTTATCATGGCCTGTGGTGTGGTTGCCATCAGCTCAGCAGCACACCTGATGTTATTTAGCCTTCTTGTTGGGTCTGCAATCATGGGGCTCTGTCCCATGCCACTCAAGAAGAGGATCACAAGGCTGAAGCGCTCCAAGACAAAGTCATTGCAACGGCTGCAGGAGCAACTCGATACTGCTGCAAAGGGCACCTACGTTCTTGGTAGGGACTTTGACACAGTGAGCCACCTAGCAGTGCGCCTCTCTGACGGTATTGAGCGGGATAATTCAATGGCGATGTATTGCAAGGGGATGGTGGATGAGAAGTTTCCAGTccaggagatggtgatggagctGAGGAGGAGTTGCTGTAACTCTAGGAG